One Panicum virgatum strain AP13 chromosome 9K, P.virgatum_v5, whole genome shotgun sequence genomic region harbors:
- the LOC120650903 gene encoding growth-regulating factor 4-like isoform X1, which produces MRIRKRTPARAADPGPAPALAASPPRPPPPLLHQLPEEEGSREQQEEEEAEEEKRVILVAGVRVQEGDGDRVPAAASNDRCVWTEKPPSPLFSSAMDDDVPKPEPQDAGARCSRNDGKRWRCKGAAVPGYLLCDRHIAWSTRKRKRRPNKHKQQQHGRGGGGVLLPSAAKDEAAASAEEDAPRLAGRGGGGGDDDGGFFGGFRKRARGGGPEPAA; this is translated from the exons ATGAGGATCCGGAAGCGCACCCCGGCCAGGGCCGCGGACCCGGGGCCCGCGCCGgcgctcgccgcctcgccgccgcgtcccccgccgccgctgctgcatcAGCTGCCCGAG GAGGAGGGAtcccgcgagcagcaggaggaggaagaggcggaggaggagaagcgggtgATCCTGGTCGCCGGGGTCCGCGTCCAAGAAGGAGACGGCGACcgggtccccgccgccgcgtccaacGACAGGTGCGTGTGGACTGAGAAGCCCCCATCTCCTCTGTTCAG CAGCGCAATGGACGACGACgtgccgaagccggagccgcaggacgccggcgcccgGTGCAGCCGGAACGACGGGAAGCGGTGGCGCTGCAAGGGCGCCGCGGTGCCGGGGTACCTGCTCTGCGACCGCCACATCGCGTGGTCCACACGCAAGCGCAAGCGCAGGCCCAACAAgcacaagcagcagcagcacgggcgcggcggcggcggcgtcctcctgcCCTCCGCCGCGAAGGACGAGGCTGCGGCGTCAGCGGAGGAGGACGCGCCTCGgctggcggggcgcggcggcggcggcggcgacgacgacgggggGTTCTTCGGCGGGTTCCGGAAGCGGGCGAGGGGCGGCGGGCCTGAGCCGGCGGCGTGA
- the LOC120650903 gene encoding translation initiation factor IF-2-like isoform X2: MRIRKRTPARAADPGPAPALAASPPRPPPPLLHQLPEEEGSREQQEEEEAEEEKRVILVAGVRVQEGDGDRVPAAASNDSSAMDDDVPKPEPQDAGARCSRNDGKRWRCKGAAVPGYLLCDRHIAWSTRKRKRRPNKHKQQQHGRGGGGVLLPSAAKDEAAASAEEDAPRLAGRGGGGGDDDGGFFGGFRKRARGGGPEPAA; the protein is encoded by the exons ATGAGGATCCGGAAGCGCACCCCGGCCAGGGCCGCGGACCCGGGGCCCGCGCCGgcgctcgccgcctcgccgccgcgtcccccgccgccgctgctgcatcAGCTGCCCGAG GAGGAGGGAtcccgcgagcagcaggaggaggaagaggcggaggaggagaagcgggtgATCCTGGTCGCCGGGGTCCGCGTCCAAGAAGGAGACGGCGACcgggtccccgccgccgcgtccaacGACAG CAGCGCAATGGACGACGACgtgccgaagccggagccgcaggacgccggcgcccgGTGCAGCCGGAACGACGGGAAGCGGTGGCGCTGCAAGGGCGCCGCGGTGCCGGGGTACCTGCTCTGCGACCGCCACATCGCGTGGTCCACACGCAAGCGCAAGCGCAGGCCCAACAAgcacaagcagcagcagcacgggcgcggcggcggcggcgtcctcctgcCCTCCGCCGCGAAGGACGAGGCTGCGGCGTCAGCGGAGGAGGACGCGCCTCGgctggcggggcgcggcggcggcggcggcgacgacgacgggggGTTCTTCGGCGGGTTCCGGAAGCGGGCGAGGGGCGGCGGGCCTGAGCCGGCGGCGTGA
- the LOC120650903 gene encoding growth-regulating factor 4-like isoform X3: MRIRKRTPARAADPGPAPALAASPPRPPPPLLHQLPEEEGSREQQEEEEAEEEKRVILVAGVRVQEGDGDRVPAAASNDSAMDDDVPKPEPQDAGARCSRNDGKRWRCKGAAVPGYLLCDRHIAWSTRKRKRRPNKHKQQQHGRGGGGVLLPSAAKDEAAASAEEDAPRLAGRGGGGGDDDGGFFGGFRKRARGGGPEPAA, from the exons ATGAGGATCCGGAAGCGCACCCCGGCCAGGGCCGCGGACCCGGGGCCCGCGCCGgcgctcgccgcctcgccgccgcgtcccccgccgccgctgctgcatcAGCTGCCCGAG GAGGAGGGAtcccgcgagcagcaggaggaggaagaggcggaggaggagaagcgggtgATCCTGGTCGCCGGGGTCCGCGTCCAAGAAGGAGACGGCGACcgggtccccgccgccgcgtccaacGACAG CGCAATGGACGACGACgtgccgaagccggagccgcaggacgccggcgcccgGTGCAGCCGGAACGACGGGAAGCGGTGGCGCTGCAAGGGCGCCGCGGTGCCGGGGTACCTGCTCTGCGACCGCCACATCGCGTGGTCCACACGCAAGCGCAAGCGCAGGCCCAACAAgcacaagcagcagcagcacgggcgcggcggcggcggcgtcctcctgcCCTCCGCCGCGAAGGACGAGGCTGCGGCGTCAGCGGAGGAGGACGCGCCTCGgctggcggggcgcggcggcggcggcggcgacgacgacgggggGTTCTTCGGCGGGTTCCGGAAGCGGGCGAGGGGCGGCGGGCCTGAGCCGGCGGCGTGA